Within Thermococcus celer Vu 13 = JCM 8558, the genomic segment CGCCGCCGACCCCGTCGAGAAAAAACCCCTCTTCCACTTCTGGCCGGGTTCGTGCGCCCTCTCCGTGAGCACCGTCGGGTGCAACATGCACTGCAAGCACTGCCAGAACTGGGAGATAAGTCAGGCGGACGAGAGCTTTCCCTATCTCCACGACGCCACACCCGGGGAAATCGTTGCCTTAGCCAGGCGCTACGGATGCGAGAGCATAGCCTACACCTACAACGAGCCGGTCATCTGGTACGAGTTCGTCCTCGATACCGCCAAACTGGCCAGGAGGGAGGGCGTGTACAACCTCCTAATAACCAACGGTTACATAAACGAGGAGCCCTTCAGGGAGCTTGCCCCCTACGTAGACGCCATGAACATCGACATCAAGGCCTTCAACGATGAATTCTACATGAAAATATCGGGAGTGCCGGGCGGCGAGCCGAGCAGAAGGACCGCTGAAATAGCCAAGAAGGAGTTCGGAATCCAGGTTGAGCTGACCTACCTGATAATCCCTACGCTGAACGACGGCGAGGACGAGATACGGAGGTTCGCCCGGTGGGTGGTCGAGAGCCTCGGCGATGAAACGCCGGTTCACTTCTCCAGGTTCTTCCCCAACTACAAGCTCACCAACCTGCCCCCGACCCCCATCGAGACTGTGGAAAAGGCGTACCGCATCGCCAGGGAGGAGGGGCTGAAGTTCGTCTACGTTGGCAACGTACCCGGTCACGAGGGCGAGAACACCTACTGCCCGAAGTGCGGCAAACCTTTAATAGTCCGCAGGGGATTCGAGATCATCGGGTACCACGTGAAGGACGGAAGGTGCGGGTACTGCGGCGAGCCCGTTCCCGTGGTGGGCACTTACCGAAAAAAGCGATATAAATGGATGTGGTGGTGAAATTGACGGATATAGAGGTTATCTTCTACATCGAAGGCATAGGCAACGACGAGAAAGTTTTAGAAAGGGCCCTGAAGGAGACCGCCGAGAACCTCAGGAAAGAGAAGAACGTTAAGATCAAGTACGTGAACCTTGAGGAGGTCATGGAGAGCCCGGAGGAGGAGCTCCTCAGGTATTCGGGGGTCATAGAGGCCGGGTTGGAGGGAGGCCTCGCGGAGGTAGTCCGTCTGACCCTGCGCTACTCCCCCGCCATAGTGGAGGTACTGAGACCCGGAAAGCTGGAGGTTGAATCCAAGGAGCTCATGAAGATCCTCGGGGAAGTTTCGCTGTTCATGGGAAAACTCATGGAGGAGTTCGGAGGTCTGGCCGTTTATCCCAAGCTCGACGACGTGCCCGAGCCGAGAATGGGCTATTCACGGAATGAAACTGAAGAGTTCATAGTCGAGGATAGGGACGTGCTCTACCGCTTTGTCATAGAGGTCTTCGGTGAAGACGAGGAAGGCATAAAGACGACCATGGCCAAGGCCCTCGCGATCGAGGGGTGCAAAATAAACAAGCTCGTCGTTCAGGGAAAAGCCGAGGATGGAAAGTTTAAGGGTCTCCTCGCGGCCGAGCTTCTATCACCCGTTGAGACGCTCTTTCAGCTAACGGCAAAGTACGCCCCCGTTGCGATCTCGATAATGGAGCCCGAGATCATAGACATCACCGCCAACGAGCTTCAGAACACGTTAACCGACCTGGGCGGCTTCGTCAACGAACTGGTGACGAGGCCCTTGAAGAGGCGGCTCGCGGAGAAGAAGAACACGGAGTTCAAACTGAACCCGTGATATTATCGTCAAAAGGCGAAAAGCTTATAGGCATTTAATTAAGCCCCCTTTCATTTTTACGGCAATGAGCGAGCTTTTTTAAGGCAGAGAAAGGGTCTGAAAGCGAAAAGTATATATACCCCAATGGGATAGAGAGTGAGTGACGATACATCTTAGACCATTTCCGGGCTCAAAGCCCGCACTTAAGGAGGTGTTGGGAAATGAAAGTGAAGAAGATCGCGGCCCTTGCAATCGGTGCCGCAATGGTTGGAGCCACCATGGGCTTTGCCAGCGCTCAGCCGACCGTCCCGAACATACCGAAGGACTTCTTCGTTAACGCCGACGGAACCCCGAACGTTAAAATCGTTGTTGGAAGTAACGCTGCCGCCATGGACGTTGCCAGCGCCGCTGACATAGCCGTTGCCCTCGGAAGCCTGCTCTACACCAGCAAGCAGGTTGACGTTCAGGGCGACTACGTGAAGATAAAGGCCGAATACCCACCCGCCACCCTTGACTCGTGGACGATTTACGCTTACAACTACGACACCATGACCAACGACCACGGACTCACGATCAACGGAAGCGAGAACTGGGCCACCAAGTACGACGAGCTTCCGGGTGACTACTGGTACAACGGCGCCGCCTACACCGGCACCTACGCTGACTGGAAGAGCCAGTTCATGGTTAACACCACCATCGCCGACAAGGACAAGATAAACGGCGACCAGCTCATCGACTGGCACATAACCCTCAGCAACGTGGGCCTCAGCTCCAAGGACCCGAGCAGCTGGGACCAGAGCAGGCCGCCCAAGGACGCCGACCTCGTCATCACCCCGGGCAACGTCACGGTCTTCGTTGACTACGTCCTCTACAACTACAGCGTCACCAAACCCGAGCAGACCAGGGCCGAGTACCCCGAGTGGGGCGTCCCGGCCGACTACCAGAATGGCACTGAATATTACATTGGAGACGCCGAGAACGTCGCCGCCGGTGGCGGAACCATCGTCAGCACATACAGCAATGGCGTTGGAGCCGGTGGCACCTTCACGGTCTTCGGCCAGACCTACTACGTCCTCAGCGTCGGTAACGACACCTTCACGGCAGGTCTCGACAAGGGCACCGCCTGGTACCAGGTTGGCCAGCCGCAGGCCATAGAGGGCACCGACTGGGTCGTCACCGCCCTCGACATAAGCATCATTGACCAGAGGGCCCTCGTCAAGGTAGAGAACGCCGTCACCGGCCAGCACGAAGACCACGTTATCCTCGAGAAGGACACCCCCGTTACGCTCTTCAGCGGTGCGGTTGTACTCACCCTCAAAGACACCTTCGTCGGTGTCAACGGCAACCTCATAGCCGAGATCGCGGCCCAGGTTGACGTTAAGGACCACAGCAGCGGTGACACCGTCACCTACGACGGCAAGACCTGGGAGATGACCATCCACACCGACGGCACCTACATAACCAACATCACCCTCACCAACAAGGACACCCTCGAGGGCAACCCGGTCGACATCTTCGGCACCTACGACCTCAAGTACAGGTTTGAGCTCAAGAGCCTCAACGAGCAGGACGTTGGCTACGACATCGACGGCAACGGCGCCATCGACGACGTCGACCGCGTCGTCGCCTACGCCTACATCGACCTCACCGAGAAGCAGGGCACCGTTAAGGAGATAGAGCTCAAACCCGGCGACCAGGTCCTCGGCAGTGATTACTACGTCAGCGAGATCCACGCCACCGCCCAGGTTACCACCATCAAGCCGGTCACCGAGCCGATAACCGTCATGGACTACGAGGTCGATGTCAACGATCCGGGAAGCAACCTCATCCTCGTCGGCGGTCCGGTCGCCAACAGCGTCACCAAGTACCTCGTCGACAACGGCATCAGCAACGTTGACTGGTACAACAGCCCAGGCGACATCGAGTACCTCCAGGGTGCCCTTGGCGGCTACGACGTCGTTATCGTCGCCGGTGCCACCAGGAACGAGACCAGGGCTGCGGCCGAGGCTCTTATGCAGTACCTTGCCGGCCTCTGAAGGCCTTTCCTTCTATTTTAATTCCCTTTTCTGGGGGTTTTGAAGTTGAATCAAGGAAAACTCGCGGCGATTCTTGTAATTCTCGTATTGGTTGCGGCTCCAATCGGTTACTTACTGTACTTCTACCACGGCTTTGAGGCCGTCGTTAACCCTGGAGCGCCAAAGGCATCGAATCACTACGTGGTTGTGTACTCTCCCTCGGCCAAATTCTACGTCCTGACGGATGAACAATACC encodes:
- a CDS encoding S-layer protein; protein product: MKVKKIAALAIGAAMVGATMGFASAQPTVPNIPKDFFVNADGTPNVKIVVGSNAAAMDVASAADIAVALGSLLYTSKQVDVQGDYVKIKAEYPPATLDSWTIYAYNYDTMTNDHGLTINGSENWATKYDELPGDYWYNGAAYTGTYADWKSQFMVNTTIADKDKINGDQLIDWHITLSNVGLSSKDPSSWDQSRPPKDADLVITPGNVTVFVDYVLYNYSVTKPEQTRAEYPEWGVPADYQNGTEYYIGDAENVAAGGGTIVSTYSNGVGAGGTFTVFGQTYYVLSVGNDTFTAGLDKGTAWYQVGQPQAIEGTDWVVTALDISIIDQRALVKVENAVTGQHEDHVILEKDTPVTLFSGAVVLTLKDTFVGVNGNLIAEIAAQVDVKDHSSGDTVTYDGKTWEMTIHTDGTYITNITLTNKDTLEGNPVDIFGTYDLKYRFELKSLNEQDVGYDIDGNGAIDDVDRVVAYAYIDLTEKQGTVKEIELKPGDQVLGSDYYVSEIHATAQVTTIKPVTEPITVMDYEVDVNDPGSNLILVGGPVANSVTKYLVDNGISNVDWYNSPGDIEYLQGALGGYDVVIVAGATRNETRAAAEALMQYLAGL
- the amrS gene encoding AmmeMemoRadiSam system radical SAM enzyme; its protein translation is MREAMYWEPLGDGKVRCRLCPLNCIINEGQRGSCRVRKNIGGRLYTLNYGKVSSIAADPVEKKPLFHFWPGSCALSVSTVGCNMHCKHCQNWEISQADESFPYLHDATPGEIVALARRYGCESIAYTYNEPVIWYEFVLDTAKLARREGVYNLLITNGYINEEPFRELAPYVDAMNIDIKAFNDEFYMKISGVPGGEPSRRTAEIAKKEFGIQVELTYLIIPTLNDGEDEIRRFARWVVESLGDETPVHFSRFFPNYKLTNLPPTPIETVEKAYRIAREEGLKFVYVGNVPGHEGENTYCPKCGKPLIVRRGFEIIGYHVKDGRCGYCGEPVPVVGTYRKKRYKWMWW